A single Candoia aspera isolate rCanAsp1 chromosome 9, rCanAsp1.hap2, whole genome shotgun sequence DNA region contains:
- the LOC134502805 gene encoding uncharacterized protein LOC134502805, translated as MMGLEINGSPPVNGTTSARLEESSPRGVAGTAPNEALEERREARASAAEETWAQGQTFGGSGQRLSSRGEEALRLPARKQGRWIRWRPLPGDPRDRERKSRLRTPRAAPAAFAQPARPRRVGTEGPVGVVSLVGRVPESPPPVPEGEDTADIGGKSCPSTDKTEGGLLSPGDGQKEPSMSVPTLASMFQGLGFEVTPRPPLGVYSGRGILGRGMGDLNMKSKVDVPAQQMCTGLRAGPAGDSKVERVLLGRGMVPSYVECEKPFFGLGRAVVGLGRAHISPSTSGVEGLHSAPSDEPSPEIPSIVSDEHLDKK; from the exons ATGATGGGGCTTGAAATCAATGGCTCACCGCCTGTGAATGGAACAACCTCAGCAAGGCTGGAG GAGAGCAGTCCCCGTGGAGTGGCGGGGACCGCGCCTAATGAGGCGCTGGAAGAGAGGCGTGAAG CTCGTGCCTCGGCCGCTGAGGAGACTTGGGCGCAAGGACAGACCTTTGGGGGCTCAGGCCAGCGGCTGTCGTCTCGGGGGGAGGAGGCCCTTCGCCTGCCTGCTCGGAAGCAAGGCCGCTGGATTCGGTGGAGGCCTCTCCCAG GGGACCCGCGGGATCGGGAACGCAAGAGCCGGTTGAGGACGCCCCGCGCCGCCCCGGCTGCGTTCGCACAACCCGCTCGGCCTCGTCGGGTGGGGACTGAGGGGCCGGTTGGCGTG GTGTCTCTTGTTGGGCGTGTGCCAGAATCTCCTCCACCGGTGCCTGAGGGTGAAGATACTGCAGACATCGGGGGCAAATCCTGTCCTTCAACAGACAAGACAGAAGGAGGACTCCTGTCACCAGGAGATGGCCAAAAG GAGCCCTCCATGTCTGTTCCAACATTGGCCTCCATGTTTCAGGGCCTTGGTTTTGAGGTAACTCCTAGGCCTCCTTTGG GAGTCTATTCAGGTCGAGGCATTTTGGGGAGAGGAATGGGTGATCTGAACATGAAATCCAAAGTAGATGTCCCAGCACAGCAGATGTGCACAGGGTTGAGAGCAGGGCCAGCTGGAGACAGCAAGGTGGAGCGGGTGCTTCTTGGCCGTGGCAT GGTACCCAGTTATGTGGAATGTGAAAAGCCTTTTTTTGGGCTTGGAAGAGCAGTTGTGGGGCTTGGCCGAGCCCACATAAGCCCCTCTACCTCAGGTGTGGAAGgtcttcattcagcaccatcagaTGAGCCCAGTCCAGAGATTCCTTCTATAGTTTCTGATGAGCACTTGGATAAGAAGTAA